In the Leishmania panamensis strain MHOM/PA/94/PSC-1 chromosome 30 sequence genome, one interval contains:
- a CDS encoding hypothetical protein (TriTrypDB/GeneDB-style sysID: LpmP.30.1610), producing MRTTHPLWCIRQCHVALARRSHGGTAQTQRELERLALLEQCMTQPAETRAHQVPAVTAASTAAYLRELPQRVERMRSVAATEDSGECFADRSVAGTSASTALPTEHEESRRPSGEVSAPQVTTLSQFLSACKEHRIQYSSSTDPAPRKQGREVLRSFWSRHASSAVACCYERVRDLGFVADIGLADAGLHLGIRDMRNMLHGLQTERAVASSLDTTRILGYLVRELEYWERRQDNESDRDAAPTPVSLIAFREALTSVALERLASLFVELSPRAENFTPPAVQTATNTPALPGTAFLPGPTSGVDAVWGLEVLAVLHARDATEDVLEDVWNTKQLRLLRQQREPAHLRSGLALPEVSGVTVPISELANEVQYLLVSELFRVVAVRRRDLRMTDIVHAYAMLRVHLRLLWPPYGRQEQLQPSGAARHYSCRSGPVESNGQCAASALAPAPARRRPLWYEKDTLFRITWGLAVALARKDRVFISSYHFVKIVAVLAKLPAFVLSQEPHVKGALRSFELPHRSTAPRRDADEEGEEARFVSATIAAEVMRQEMASEAGSKPTTAVALHPSDFWRFMVAKACVFVPSLPAEQRRIVCRSLHLAITEKRAHLLSLDNGGTVRASRVPRSVRQARSGSTGGRFGSRSVSQDSSGTTFAAEILRPLVEEMEDYPEPYEVCVRDPRLHSPLPRVAPRQQPKGRR from the coding sequence ATGCGTACCACTCATCCTCTGTGGTGCATTCGCCAGTGTCACGTGGCTCTTGCTCGACGCAGTCATGGCGGCACCGCACAGACGCAGCGGGAACTCGAGAGGCTTGCGTTGTTGGAGCAGTGTATGACGCAACCGGCAgagacgcgcgcacaccagGTACCAGCGGTGACTGCAGCATCCACGGCAGCGTACTTGCGCGAGCTTCCGCAGCGAGTGGAGCGCATGCGGAGCGTCGCTGCAACAGAAGACAGCGGCGAATGCTTCGCCGACCGCAGTGTTGCCGGAACTTCTGCTTCGACCGCCTTACCCACTGAGCATGAGGAAAGCAGGAGACCTTCAGGCGAGGTCAGCGCGCCACAGGTGACCACTCTTTCGCAATTTCTCTCTGCATGCAAGGAGCATCGCATCCAGTACAGCTCCTCGACCGACCCTGCTCCACGGAAGCAGGGCCGCGAAGTGCTCCGCAGTTTCTGGAGCCGACACGCAAGCAGTGCGGTGGCCTGCTGCTACGAGAGGGTGCGTGACCTTGGCTTTGTGGCAGACATCGGACTCGCTGATGCCGGTCTGCACCTTGGCATACGCGACATGCGAAACATGTTGCATGGGCTGCAGACGGAGCGCGCGGTTGCCTCAAGCCTTGATACCACCCGCATTCTCGGCTACCTGGTGCGAGAGTTGGAGTACTGGGAGCGCCGACAAGACAACGAAAGCGATAGAGACGCCGCACCCACGCCGGTGAGTCTCATCGCATTCCGCGAGGCTCTCACAAGCGTGGCACTCGAGCGgcttgcttctctttttgtggAGCTAAGCCCTCGTGCAGAAAATTTCACACCACCAGCTGTGCAGACGGCAACGAATACGCCGGCATTACCCGGCACTGCTTTTCTGCCTGGGCCGACGTCCGGCGTCGATGCAGTCTGGGGACTGGAAGTGCTCGCCGTCTTGCATGCCCGCGACGCCACAGAGGACGTGCTGGAAGATGTCTGGAATACCAAGCAACTCCGTCTACTACGCCAACAACGCGAGCCTGCGCATCTTCGATCTGGGTTAGCACTTCCGGAGGTTTCGGGCGTAACTGTGCCGATAAGTGAGCTTGCAAATGAAGTTCAGTACCTTCTTGTGTCGGAGCTGTTTCGTGTGGTCGCAGTGCGTCGGCGCGATCTCCGCATGACCGACATCGTCCACGCTTACGCCAtgctgcgtgtgcatctGCGTCTCTTATGGCCGCCGTACGGGCgacaggagcagctgcaaccatcgggtgcggcgcggcactacagctgccgcagcgggcCTGTTGAAAGCAATGGGCAATGTGCTGCATCGGCATTGGCCCCTGCGCCTGCTCGACGACGCCCACTGTGGTACGAAAAAGACACGCTCTTTCGCATCACCTGGGGCCTCGCCGTTGCCCTGGCCAGGAAAGATCGCGTCTTCATCAGCAGCTATCATTTTGTCAAGATCGTCGCCGTACTGGCAAAGTTGCCGGCGTTTGTGCTCTCACAGGAGCCCCACGTCAAGGGGGCGCTCCGCAGTTTCGAATTGCCCCATCGCAGCACCGCTCCTAGAAGAGATGCCGAcgaagagggcgaagaggcTCGTTTTGTAAGCGCCACCATTGCGGCCGAGGTGATGCGGCAGGAGATGGCATCGGAGGCTGGCTCAAAGCCAACCACGGCGGTAGCCCTGCACCCGAGCGATTTCTGGCGCTTTATGGTTGCCAAGGCGTGCGTGTTTGTGCCCAGTTTGCCGGCTGAGCAGCGCCGGATTGTGTGTCGAAGTCTTCACCTTGCCATCACTGAGAAGCGGGCCCATCTACTTTCACTCGATAATGGCGGTACCGTTCGCGCATCACGAGTACCGCGGTCCGTGCGCCAAGCCCGCAGCGGTAGCACAGGGGGGCGGTTTGGCTCCCGGTCCGTCTCAcaagacagcagcggcaccaccttTGCTGCAGAAATTCTTCGCCcgctggtggaggagatggaggacTACCCCGAACCTTACGAGGTGTGTGTAAGAGATCCTCGACTACATTCGCCGCTGCCCCGCGTGGCGCCGAGGCAACAACCGAAGGGGCGACGATGA
- a CDS encoding hypothetical protein (TriTrypDB/GeneDB-style sysID: LpmP.30.1630) translates to MASQVTNASAAGKQATDEEITRYRVMARLSDIRTQPLKQLPMTAFMMWMVGNEVSIFSIMFVGMAVVNPLQSIFGVGKMFADFEEDAKTDRQIRSAVNQARWIFIGCCLIAFFVALVKLNWMELLPVSSMDWMDNTPPTYQEFSSGAFY, encoded by the coding sequence ATGGCTTCTCAGGTGACAAatgccagcgctgcggggAAGCAGGCGACAGATGAGGAGATTACCCGTTACCGCGTCATGGCTCGCCTCAGTGACATCCGCACTCAGCCCCTAAAGCAACTGCCCATGACCGCTTTCATGATGTGGATGGTAGGCAATGAGGTCAGCATCTTTTCGATCATGTTTGTCGGCATGGCCGTTGTGAACCCACTGCAGTCTATATTCGGTGTTGGCAAGATGTTTGCTGACTTCGAAGAGGACGCGAAGACTGACCGACAAATTCGATCGGCCGTGAATCAGGCCCGCTGGATTTTCATTGGCTGCTGCCTGATCGCCTTTTTCGTAGCACTTGTGAAGCTAAACTggatggagctgctgccggtgagCTCCATGGACTGGATGGACAACACACCGCCGACCTACCAGGagttcagcagcggcgctttCTACTAA
- a CDS encoding hypothetical protein (TriTrypDB/GeneDB-style sysID: LpmP.30.1690), with product MQGFNGVSAYEAVEVMVVDRGTQTVSTVGTQTDPLPMPYGAYYPGPFAPSPYTGIGPYIRWMPPSLPLPRYSIGVDDQPFRHHHHDYEQREAAEAAKLRGELEMVQNTIDMLITRYNLPPPPT from the coding sequence ATGCAGGGTTTCAACGGCGTCTCGGCCTACGAGGCGGTAGAGGTGATGGTGGTTGACCGCGGAACTCAGACAGTGTCGACAGTGGGAACACAGACGGACCCGCTGCCAATGCCCTACGGCGCCTACTATCCCGGACCCTTCGCACCGTCGCCGTACACAGGAATTGGCCCGTACATCAGATGGATGCCGCCAAGTCTGCCACTACCACGCTACAGCATCGGCGTGGATGACCAGCCATttcggcaccaccaccatgaCTACGAGCAGCGGGAGGCGGCGGAAGCTGCCAAGCTACGCGGCGAGCTCGAGATGGTTCAGAACACCATTGACATGCTGATCACTCGTTACAAtctcccgccgccgccaacgtAG
- a CDS encoding hypothetical protein (TriTrypDB/GeneDB-style sysID: LpmP.30.1700), whose amino-acid sequence MFSAKYYDNPFADSDDDICYAEIMSDGDGGGTAADARPRFPSISPAAVFNSAWRGSSETAKSGCLASMEIPLSTVHGSRRGSTQADNLEYEAYIELLCAELTTANADNNRLAAAQSKLESRVRKLSFEKENAERQMHQEKERNRVLADKVSALEEELKLMMVRASSAAHRHGAMSLETSSLHTSTSPERPFAAAPRMRRRDPNASQEQFIAPDTSFEQSRSLEQSPSAAWRAPSVDGSSSLRALEQIHHAQAVHATSRGGSYDRHGEPIMTTALPQRGRTGYEPRGEAPPPLGQQTRRSQRGAAAAYEITLAQQQARKEQAAAAQQLEAHLREHSQQRDELMKQLERLERTRTRTVADRKKKAAVERDLEEEEKVIGQIRLELRSRSALLR is encoded by the coding sequence ATGTTTTCTGCAAAGTACTACGACAATCCGTTCGcggacagcgacgacgacatctGCTACGCCGAAATCATGTCGgatggtgatggcggcggcaccgccgccgacgctcGGCCACGTTTCCCGTCCATTTcccccgccgccgtcttCAACTCAGCGtggcgtggcagcagtgAAACGGCGAAGAGTGGATGCTTGGCCAGCATGGAgatccccctctccacagTGCACGGCtcgcggcgcggcagcacacAAGCAGATAATCTGGAGTACGAAGCGTACATTGAACTGCTCTGCGCTGAACTGACGACAGCCAATGCCGACAACAACCGCCTGGCAGCCGCGCAGAGCAAACTGGAGTCGCGCGTGCGCAAGTTATCTTTCGAAAAAGAGAATGCCGAGCGGCAGATGCACCAAGAGAAGGAACGTAACCGCGTCTTGGCGGACAAGGTGTCGGCGttagaggaggagctgaagctgATGATGGTACGCGCCAgctctgcagcgcaccgccacggcgccATGTCGCTCGAGACGAGCAGTCTTCACACTTCCACAAGCCCTGAAAGACCgttcgctgcagcaccacgaaTGCGGCGACGCGACCCCAACGCCTCCCAGGAGCAGTTTATAGCACCCGACACGTCCTTTGAGCAGTCACGCAGCCTCGAGCAGAGCCCGTCAGCCGCATGGCGTGCGCCGTCAGTGGACGGAAGTTCCAGCCTCCGTGCCCTGGAGCAAATACACCACGCGCAAGCAGTTCACGCTACCTCCCGTGGTGGCTCGTATGATCGGCATGGCGAGCCAATCATGACAACGGCGTTGCCCCAGAGAGGGCGCACAGGCTACGAGCCACGCGGCgaggcaccgccaccccttGGTCAGCAGACGCGGCGCAGTCAGCGAGGGGCCGCCGCGGCATATGAAATCACCCTagcccagcagcaggctcGGAAGGAGCaggccgccgcggcacagcagctggaggcgcacctgcgcgagCACAgtcagcagcgcgacgaACTTATGAAGCAACTAGAGCGTCTcgagcgcacacgcacccgtaCGGTGGCGGATCGCAAAAAAAAGGCGGCAGTCGAACGCGAcctcgaggaggaagaaaaggtcATTGGTCAAATTCGACTCGAGCTGCGCTCCCGCTCCGCGCTGCTACGCTAG
- a CDS encoding hypothetical protein (TriTrypDB/GeneDB-style sysID: LpmP.30.1660), with amino-acid sequence MLTLFSFLYFHLKVRIMVKKASLTKRSAGDVATPRPGETAATSVDSTLSPRTFRQHKWAKRVDDAVIAMGHVQQSLQQHTVEVDTVKRELEELTYTAAALWAANPDELPAQYRAKQQASSQRTSNSVGSAPRSTNTTPTKRCSGSDIASLSASPGGDAVSGISGTGLESVEQTLLQLSPAQRAKVSAALQLLFYAPPIASSVEVVMDGTDADVAGDLSATVADRAAQEKSAPLAKSGNAESAVPAPCAVVSPAMVTASNSRISTAATGRRNGIPLALFLAMQELRTRRIHLEAQLTTAANATAQQLERFQLLQEELMVSQYGLEAARRDPQQGLQQQLAGQQTPSESIPTSS; translated from the coding sequence ATGCTCACACTCTTCTCATTCCTCTACTTTCACCTCAAGGTGCGCATCATGGTCAAGAAAGCTTCCTTGACGAAGCGCAGTGCCGGCGATGTCGCGACGCCTCGACCAGGAGAGACCGCTGCCACTTCCGTCGACAGCACATTGAGCCCTCGGACCTTTCGTCAGCACAAGTGGGCGAAACGCGTGGATGACGCAGTGATTGCGATGGGCCATGTGCAGCAGTCCCTCCAGCAACACACAGTCGAGGTGGACACCGTGAAGCGGGAGTTGGAGGAGCTTACGTacactgccgccgcgctctgGGCAGCAAACCCAGACGAGCTCCCTGCGCAGTATAGGGCCAAGCAACAGGCGTCGTCGCAACGGACGAGCAATTCAGTCGGCAGTGCACCCCGATCAACCAACACCACTCCGACAAAGCGGTGCTCTGGATCAGACATCGCATCGCTTTCCGCGAGCcctggcggcgacgctgtcaGTGGAATCTCAGGAACGGGCCTCGAAAGTGTTGAGCAGACGCTGCTACAACTCTCCCCAGCGCAGCGGGCAAAGGTGTCGGCAGCGCTCCAGTTACTCTTCTACGCACCCCCAATCGCGTCATCCGTGGAAGTCGTCATGGACGGCACTGATGCAGATGTTGCCGGTGACCTGTCGGCCACGGTGGCAGATCGTGCAGCTCAGGAAAAGTCAGCACCGCTGGCAAAGTCTGGAAATGCCGAGAGCGCCGTCCCAGCGCCGTGTGCGGTAGTGTCTCCTGCGATGGTGACtgccagcaacagcagaatATCGACTGCTGCGACTGGGCGGCGCAATGGTATCCCACTAGCACTCTTTCTCGCTATGCAGGAACTGCGAACAAGGAGGATTCATCTAGAAGCGCAGCTAACAACGGCCGCCAACGCCACTGCCCAGCAGCTGGAAAGGTTTCAGCTGCTtcaggaggagctgatggtCTCGCAGTACGGCCTGGAAGCGGCACGGCGCGATCCACAACAGGGGCTCcaacagcagctggcagGTCAGCAAACACCATCGGAAAGTATCCCTACATCATCGTAA
- a CDS encoding hypothetical protein (TriTrypDB/GeneDB-style sysID: LpmP.30.1620), which translates to MRRCFNRSVLRPTRGATSLATATSSAAIAMPVRQFHSVYGIIGSCLMCGACMLCFGSWANNYCNVKKYGRWRFRNSIDDVIMVSDFRGARYFGAFIGFLFWWFVVGPQKYRWNSNLADIPGNTRIGPF; encoded by the coding sequence ATGCGACGCTGCTTCAACAGATCAGTGCTGCGCCCCACGCGTGGTGCCACGTCTCTGGCGACTGCGACTTCCTCCGCCGCCATAGCTATGCCGGTTCGTCAGTTTCATAGTGTGTACGGCATTATTGGCTCCTGCCTCATGTGCGGTGCTTGCATGCTGTGCTTCGGCTCCTGGGCGAACAACTACTGTAACGTGAAGAAGTACGGCCGCTGGCGCTTCCGCAACTCGATTGATGATGTCATCATGGTCTCCGACTTTCGCGGCGCGCGCTACTTTGGGGCCTTTATTGGCTTTCTCTTTTGGTGGTTTGTTGTGGGTCCGCAGAAATACCGCTGGAACAGCAATTTGGCGGATATTCCCGGTAACACACGTATTGGTCCGTTCTAA
- a CDS encoding hypothetical protein (TriTrypDB/GeneDB-style sysID: LpmP.30.1670), whose amino-acid sequence MVHLCVWWRGAISASVLGERVERLVQLVADVQHPRECNMKSTYLCSSAGPDAGGHTVDDVGAGPGGAPRSRPARLARFVKMRIVDRSKRGSRSTAAATTADEEELSLDTFADMVSLTQQLLEQEGVLAADTAGVAGTSTMQGTCTFELYDEKINNAEALKQRPILAVVMVLVLAVYASKIESHPQLAARSVSHLEVLEKMMVLGGSDSSGNSAATVSIPRPTSSSSSTLAALWPLTGELEVALVHRQHEADVARCFSTEGEELRSTLRYMHENRVSLPQDRSAAKAATLSERWAAGASQYVGQRPIWAALRTHFLSTGVFDADKPTVLVFFGPSGYGKSELAKRVASVLHGLPIPELETSGKMVYIHMPSFCTKDSIYSLVDPPAAHVGSGILLSALQRHPDAVVVLDEFEKSTAEAINNLWLSAFQKNGVLRSLKEASRSVSTVRTTFILTCNIAAESIVAREGLYLNASPADQERIRALFQSQCKRVCQETMGEPFVNRVDHFFPFMPYTRAERRQFVCLLLERLLTSQAEKSRVIYATPGFVEAMVERLHTFHAATLEEAVRTQVVRMAHEGWTSGVLTVERHIAGGTVAVLLPATRSELLKHATPASSPPASTMSGCTSVGLNGGDSDDLVDISGRSLLVEAWESLPGGPQSLAQWAATGGRANCTPGTGDEDDTSSASQVTTASSTNPQKITLSPAIASTTISLPPAPTSAAPHTVSAPASEKEYEYEYVTDKLRILELEKELITTRALLQQRDLEIATLKDKILLLQKALALILLSLLSCLCLMALMIGLKLTLLFALAIAGCLVFVLGVPLSFLLDAMRGFFHLLGPYKAGGLLLVLVAWLARASRSATSC is encoded by the coding sequence ATGGTGCACTTATGCGTGTGGTGGAGAGGAGCCATTTCGGCCAGCGTGCTGGGTGAGCGCGTCGAGCGGCTAGTGCAGCTGGTGGCAGATGTGCAACACCCCAGAGAGTGCAATATGAAGAGCACGTACTTGTGTAGCAGTGCCGGACCAGATGCAGGGGGTCACACTGTCGACGACGTGGGGGCGGGTCCCGGGGGCGCCCCGCGTAGTCGCCCCGCAAGACTGGCGCGCTTTGTGAAGATGCGCATCGTCGACCGCTCCAAGCGTGGCTCCAGatccaccgccgctgcaaccACCGCagacgaagaagagctgTCGCTAGATACCTTCGCCGACATGGTGAGCCTGACGCAACAGCTACTGGAGCAGGAAGGTGTGCTGGCTGCTGACACGGCAGGTGTCGCTGGAACCTCTACCATGCAGGGCACATGTACCTTTGAGCTCTACGACGAGAAGATCAACAACGCTGAGGCGCTCAAACAGCGTCCTATattggcggtggtgatggtgctggtgctcgcTGTGTACGCCAGCAAGATAGAATCACATCCACAGCTCGCCGCGCGCAGCGTTTCACACTTGGAGGTTCTTGAGAAGATGATGGTGCTGGGGGGCAGCGATAGCAGTGGGAACAGTGCTGCTACTGTTTCCATCCCTCGTCCGAcatcgtcctcgtcgtcaaCACTGGCCGCTCTTTGGCCCTTGACGGGTGAGCTTGAGGTGGCCCTCGTGCATCGCCAGCACGAAGCCGACGTcgcgcgctgcttctccactgAAGGGGAAGAACTTCGCTCTACACTTCGGTATATGCATGAAAATCGGGTATCACTTCCGCAAGATAGATCAGCCGCCAAGGCTGCGACCCTGAGCGAGAGGTGGGCGGCCGGGGCCTCGCAGTACGTTGGCCAGCGCCCGATCTGGGCTGCCCTGCGCACCCATTTTCTCTCAACTGGCGTCTTCGATGCCGATAAGCCGACAGTGCTGGTGTTCTTTGGTCCCTCTGGCTACGGCAAGTCGGAGCTGGCAAAGCGGGTGGCCAGTGTGCTGCACGGCCTTCCGATTCCAGAGCTCGAGACATCCGGCAAGATGGTGTACATCCACATGCCGTCCTTCTGCACAAAAGACAGCATCTATTCTCTCGTCGACCCGCCAGCCGCCCACGTCGGCAGCGGtatcctcctctctgctttGCAGAGGCACCCGGACGCAGTCGTCGTGCTGGACGAGTTCGAGAAAAGCACGGCGGAGGCTATCAACAATCTGTGGCTGTCCGCCTTTCAAAAGAACGGTGTGCTGCGTTCCCTGAAGGAAGCGAGTCGATCCGTCTCCACCGTGCGCACAACTTTTATTCTCACCTGCAATATTGCGGCGGAGAGCATTGTGGCTCGTGAGGGTCTCTACCTCAACGCGTCGCCGGCAGATCAAGAGAGGATACGGGCGCTCTTTCAGTCGCAATGCAAGAGGGTGTGCCAGGAGACCATGGGTGAGCCTTTCGTCAACCGCGTGGATCACTTCTTCCCCTTCATGCCGTACACACGTGCTGAGCGGCGGCAATTTGTGTGCCTCCTGCTAGAGCGACTCTTGACAAGTCAGGCTGAGAAGAGCCGCGTCATCTACGCAACACCGGGGTTTGTAGAGGCGATGGTGGAGCGGCTCCACACCTTCCATGCCGCCACTCTGGAGGAAGCCGTGCGAACGCAAGTCGTGCGGATGGCACACGAAGGGTGGACATCCGGTGTGCTCACAGTTGAGCGCCACATCGCCGGTGGCaccgtggcggtgctgctgcctgcgaCAAGGTCAGAGCTGTTGAAGCACGCAACGCCTGCCTCATCACCGCCAGCGTCGACGATGAGTGGCTGCACTTCTGTCGGCTTGAATGGCGGCGACAGTGACGACCTCGTCGACATAAGTGGTCGCTCTCTTTTGGTCGAGGCCTGGGAGTCGTTGCCTGGCGGTCCGCAATCGCTGGCACAGTGGGCTGCAACGGGGGGAAGGGCGAATTGCACGCCTGGGACTGGGGATGAGGACGATACATCAAGTGCATCACAAGTGACTACAGCGTCTTCAACGAACCCACAGAAAATCACCCTATCTCCAGCGATAGCCTCCACTACGATCTCGCTGCCACCCGCGCCAACcagtgctgcaccgcatACCGTCAGCGCCCCAGCTTCAGAGAAGGAATACGAGTACGAGTATGTGACTGACAAGCTTCGCATTctggagctggagaaggagctgatCACGACgcgggcgctgctgcaacagcgtGACTTGGAGATAGCTACCCTGAAGGACAAgatcctgctgctgcagaaggcgCTCGCGTTGATactcctctcgctgctgagctgcctctgcctcatgGCGCTCATGATCGGGCTCAAGCTGACACTGCTCTTCGCCTTGGCCATAGCGGGCTGTCTCGTATTTGTGCTCGGTGTGCCTCTATCCTTCCTGCTCGACGCCATGCGCGGATTCTTCCACTTACTGGGTCCCTACAAGGCCGGTGGGCTTCTCCTCGTCCTGGTTGCTTGGCTCGCTCGGGCATCGCGGTCGGCCACGTCGTGCTAG
- a CDS encoding heat shock protein 33, putative (TriTrypDB/GeneDB-style sysID: LpmP.30.1640), with translation MRARAMLRCVARVVTPGAATGTSPTSSSPTPMSYSPVSVHSTRHALRTRDITLRVPSSDKLLRFSFCSTRHLLAETIRRHDLLRSTRAHLDFLQLLGTQLTFTNLLASALEGEERVEARFTAEEATILTEALALGECRCHLGPEYNAQLEARGLPTFPLRVNRVLYRQEKPFSSVVHADLAELLQTSSDTASNIAAAATRASEGSDIPLSLHLPNMTGRAPLEAWKSFFSYNSSLHAYNYLRRSDGSVSAVWMQSRIDAATLLAQGFLNADNTAAVSEWHHDEVCSDRDEEKKAQDVQRALRHAIPLSFGVMVTPLAAGGAVEHQVNQLTRVVMEAAALLCVPSDGETTVASPLQLLVDRCAERHTTCQHILSLVSGDYEGAYQVAVAARQYSDDPAQVAAVVDPIRRALGVQDFVTPLAATEVARTGIDFFCRCSKQQIIDSLASAPLSTLESLRESGHTVHCCFCGRQHKLADVECQVLKKTARSAITSSQ, from the coding sequence ATGCGAGCACGGGCCATGCTGCGCTGTGTGGCCAGGGTGGTCACTCCAGGTGCAGCCACAGGCACCTCCCctacctcttcctcgcccaCACCCATGTCGTATTCTCCAGTGTCTGTTCACAGCACTAGGCACGCGCTTCGCACGCGTGACATTACGCTGCGTGTGCCCAGTTCCGACAAACTtctgcgcttctccttttgctCTACCCGCCACCTATTGGCTGAGACGATTCGCCGGCACGACCTGCTGCGGAGCACGAGAGCTCATCTTGacttcctgcagctcctgggGACACAGCTCACGTTTACGAACCTACTTGCCTCCGCATTAGAGGGTGAGGAGCGAGTGGAGGCTCGATTCACCGCGGAGGAGGCCACCATCTTGACGGAAGCACTGGCGCTGGGGGAGTGTCGGTGCCACCTGGGGCCCGAGTACAATGCACAGCTGGAAGCACGCGGTCTGCCGACGTTTCCGTTGCGCGTAAACCGTGTCTTGTATCGCCAGGAGAAGCCCTTTTCGTCGGTCGTGCACGCTGATCTGGCTGAGCTCCTGCAGACTTCTTCCGACACTGCTTCCAacatcgctgccgctgccactcgTGCAAGCGAAGGCAGTGATATACCGCTCTCCTTGCACCTGCCTAACATGACAGGCCGGGCGCCTCTGGAGGCGTGGAAGAGCTTCTTCTCCTACAACAGCAGCCTACACGCCTACAACTACCTGCGCCGGTccgacggcagcgtctcGGCGGTGTGGATGCAGTCCCGAATCGATGCGGCCACGCTGCTGGCCCAGGGATTCTTGAACGCGGATAACACTGCTGCCGTTTCTGAATGGCATCACGACGAGGTGTGCAGTGACAgggacgaagaaaagaaggcacAGGACGTTCAGCGAGCGCTTCGGCATGCAATTCCACTTAGCTTTGGCGTGATGGTGACACCGCTGgccgctggaggagcggtAGAACACCAGGTGAACCAGTTGACCCGAGTAGTGATGGAGGCCGCCGCGCTACTGTGCGTACCGTCTGACGGCGAAACAACGGTCGCCTcacctctgcagctgctggtagATCGATGCGCCGAGAGGCACACTACGTGCCAGCACATCCTGTCGCTGGTTTCTGGTGACTACGAAGGTGCCTATCAAGTTGCGGTGGCTGCACGGCAATACAGCGATGATCCGGCACAGGTGGCCGCGGTGGTGGACCCGATACGGCGAGCGCTGGGGGTGCAGGACTTTGTGACCCCCCTCGCGGCAACGGAAGTGGCGCGGACGGGGATCGACTTtttttgccgctgctcaaAGCAGCAGATCATCGACTCCCTCGCCTCCGCGCCCCTCAGTACGCTGGAGTCTTTGAGGGAGAGCGGCCACACGGTTCACTGCTGCTTTTGTGGAAGGCAGCACAAACTCGCCGACGTGGAGTGTCAAGTGCTGAAAAAGACAGCTCGATCGGCTATCACGTCGTCGCAGTGA
- a CDS encoding small GTP-binding protein Rab28, putative (TriTrypDB/GeneDB-style sysID: LpmP.30.1680) yields the protein MDSGSDSSNEGATQFKVVVLGNGAVGKTSLIRHFCDSGFTKSYKQTIGVDFYSRKVQLPHSHSPVTLQLWDIGGQQIGGKMLANYIYGCHAVCLVYDITNLNSFKDLREWKESVDKVFAEASSVAQPKMILVGNKVDLPNRQVTDEHQAAFSKNFSIPHCTVSAQSGEGVNSMFTRIAATLAGVAIRQQDLDLTDRVEVNVASRPEGRQVAPRSLALQATSESKHKRKNGDCSLM from the coding sequence ATGGATAGCGGCAGCGATTCATCCAATGAGGGGGCCACGCAGTtcaaggtggtggtgctgggcAACGGTGCCGTGGGCAAGACCTCCCTCATTCGCCACTTCTGCGATAGCGGCTTCACGAAAAGCTACAAGCAAACCATCGGAGTGGACTTCTACTCGCGCAAGGTccagctgccgcacagcCACTCCCctgtgacgctgcagctgtgggaCATTGGCGGGCAGCAAATCGGCGGCAAAATGTTGGCAAACTACATCTATGGCTGCCACGCAGTATGCCTCGTATACGACATCACCAACCTGAACTCCTTCAAGGATCTTAGGGAGTGGAAGGAGTCCGTAGACAAGGTGTTCGCAGAGGCGTCGAGTGTGGCCCAGCCCAAGATGATACTGGTGGGAAACAAGGTCGATCTGCCCAATCGGCAGGTGACGGACGAACATCAAGCTGCCTTTAGCAAGAACTTCAGCATACCGCACTGCACCGTGTCGGCACAGTCTGGAGAGGGGGTGAACTCCATGTTCACTCGCATCGCCGCAACACTGGCCGGGGTGGCGATAAGGCAGCAGGACTTGGACTTGACAGATCGCGTCGAAGTGAATGTGGCGAGTCGACCAGAGGGGCGGCAGGTGGCGCCGCGGTCGCTCGCACTGCAGGCGACCAGCGAGTCCAAACACAAACGGAAGAATGGGGACTGCAGCCTCAtgtga